In one Stenotrophomonas maltophilia genomic region, the following are encoded:
- a CDS encoding MMPL family transporter, producing the protein MSDAVALNAPDRLRRWWHWLGIAWLVLLLVLGVQQWRLWSQEPRIDTDILALLPQDAHDRLLSDVTRRIADGSSRQVVVLLGSQDGAAAKRAQAAFAAAMAGDAESALLVPSGSIEGWFDEARAFYAPYRDRLLTPAQRDQLQSTETGALAEQALAALYGPMGAPRLTEWRQDPLSLWPQWWQQQAQGSGLRLGDDGLLEAEGKHWAALQFDTPGSAFQLDGERHLDGLLERAGKAARAAAPELEILHAGVPLHAEAAAVQANREINTIGWGSLAAVLLLVWLAFRSLRPILLVAASLLIGCGVALAVTVLVFGKVHVLTLVFGASLVGVAEDYGIHWFASRQAEPADRRWKLLRHLLPGLWLALLTSALAYLALGLAPFPGLRQMALFSVVGLAAAFLTVIFWFPWLDGGEIRQTRFSHWLGNTLERFPRVHGRRPVAIFVVAALALSAVGIARLQSNDDLRSLQSSPPALMAQQIRLSQLLGMPSPAQFYLVQGSDAAQLLQREEALTERLRVLADDKRIGGYRAISDWLPSPARQQADAALTAKVEPGVLSAVSEAVGEPLLRPQFAAAPLTADAFLASPASQPFRHLWVGKVGGQMISVVMVDDLSRADALATLERAAEGLPGVRWVDRTSDFSTLLGHYRKLMGGLLLVGIALVFGALWLRYRRQAWRVFAPTLIAGALTLGLLGLFGQPLQLFNVLALMLLLGMGIDYGIFLIEHRGDASAWLAVCVGAASTWLSFGLLGLSQTPALRAFGLTLLFGIGLVWLISPLFRPPPHDLPAA; encoded by the coding sequence TTGAGTGACGCCGTGGCGTTGAACGCACCGGACCGGTTGCGGCGTTGGTGGCATTGGCTGGGCATCGCCTGGCTGGTGTTGCTGCTGGTACTGGGCGTGCAGCAGTGGCGCCTGTGGAGCCAGGAACCGCGGATCGATACCGACATCCTCGCGCTGTTGCCGCAGGATGCACATGACCGCCTGTTGAGCGATGTCACCCGGCGCATCGCCGATGGCAGTTCGCGGCAGGTGGTGGTGCTGCTCGGCAGCCAGGATGGCGCCGCCGCCAAGCGGGCGCAGGCCGCGTTCGCTGCGGCCATGGCTGGAGATGCCGAGAGCGCTTTGCTGGTGCCCAGTGGGTCCATTGAAGGCTGGTTCGACGAGGCGCGTGCGTTCTACGCGCCGTATCGCGACCGCCTGCTGACCCCGGCCCAGCGTGACCAGCTGCAGAGCACGGAAACCGGTGCGCTGGCCGAACAGGCACTCGCCGCGCTGTACGGGCCGATGGGTGCGCCGCGGCTCACCGAATGGCGGCAGGATCCGCTGTCATTGTGGCCGCAGTGGTGGCAACAGCAGGCGCAGGGTTCGGGCTTGCGGCTGGGTGATGATGGCCTGCTTGAAGCCGAGGGCAAGCATTGGGCGGCGCTGCAGTTCGATACGCCGGGTTCGGCGTTCCAGCTCGATGGCGAGCGCCATCTTGATGGCCTGCTGGAGCGGGCCGGGAAGGCGGCCAGGGCCGCAGCGCCCGAGCTGGAAATCCTGCATGCCGGCGTGCCGCTGCACGCCGAAGCCGCTGCGGTGCAGGCCAACCGCGAGATCAACACGATCGGTTGGGGCTCACTGGCCGCGGTACTGCTGCTGGTGTGGCTGGCGTTCCGTTCGCTGCGGCCGATCCTGCTGGTGGCCGCGTCGCTGCTGATCGGTTGCGGCGTGGCGCTGGCGGTGACCGTGCTGGTGTTCGGCAAAGTGCACGTGCTGACCCTGGTGTTCGGTGCATCGCTGGTGGGTGTAGCGGAGGACTACGGCATCCACTGGTTTGCGTCGCGCCAGGCCGAACCGGCCGACCGTCGCTGGAAGCTGCTGCGGCATCTGCTGCCCGGCCTGTGGCTGGCGCTGTTGACCAGTGCGCTGGCCTACCTCGCGTTGGGCCTGGCCCCGTTCCCGGGCCTTCGCCAGATGGCGCTGTTCTCGGTGGTGGGCCTGGCAGCAGCGTTCCTCACGGTGATCTTCTGGTTCCCGTGGCTCGACGGTGGCGAGATCCGCCAGACCCGCTTCTCGCACTGGCTGGGCAATACGCTGGAACGTTTCCCGCGCGTGCACGGCCGGCGCCCGGTGGCGATCTTCGTGGTGGCCGCGCTGGCGCTGTCCGCGGTGGGCATCGCGCGCCTGCAGAGCAACGACGACCTGCGCAGCCTGCAGTCGTCTCCACCGGCGCTGATGGCCCAGCAGATCCGCCTGAGCCAGCTGCTGGGCATGCCCAGCCCGGCACAGTTCTACCTGGTGCAGGGCAGCGATGCCGCCCAGCTGTTGCAGCGCGAAGAGGCGTTGACCGAACGCTTGCGTGTACTGGCCGATGACAAGCGCATTGGTGGCTACCGCGCGATCAGTGACTGGCTGCCATCACCGGCCCGGCAGCAGGCCGATGCTGCGCTGACCGCGAAGGTGGAGCCCGGCGTGCTGTCGGCTGTGTCCGAAGCCGTGGGCGAGCCGCTGCTGCGACCGCAGTTTGCCGCAGCGCCGCTCACCGCCGACGCCTTCCTGGCCTCGCCAGCCTCGCAGCCGTTCCGCCACCTGTGGGTGGGTAAGGTCGGTGGGCAGATGATCAGCGTGGTGATGGTCGATGACCTGTCGCGTGCCGATGCTCTGGCCACGCTGGAACGTGCCGCCGAAGGCCTGCCCGGCGTGCGCTGGGTAGACCGAACCTCCGATTTCTCCACGCTGCTGGGCCACTACCGCAAGCTGATGGGCGGGCTGCTGCTGGTCGGCATCGCATTGGTGTTCGGCGCGCTGTGGCTGCGCTATCGCCGCCAGGCCTGGCGCGTGTTCGCCCCGACCCTGATCGCCGGTGCGCTGACCCTGGGCCTGCTGGGCCTGTTCGGCCAGCCGCTGCAGCTGTTCAACGTGCTGGCGCTGATGCTGCTGCTGGGCATGGGCATCGACTATGGCATCTTCCTGATCGAGCATCGTGGCGACGCCAGTGCATGGCTGGCGGTGTGCGTGGGTGCGGCCAGTACCTGGCTGTCGTTCGGCCTGCTGGGCCTGTCGCAGACTCCGGCGCTGCGCGCGTTCGGCCTGACCCTGCTGTTCGGTATCGGGCTGGTCTGGCTGATCTCGCCGCTGTTCCGGCCGCCGCCGCATGATCTGCCGGCGGCCTGA
- a CDS encoding outer membrane lipoprotein carrier protein LolA: MNMLARLPGVLLCALLLVAAPRVQAADPAVDAITQAVARPEVLRGQFSQEKQVSGFRNPLRSHGRFVVARQHGVIWTTLTPFPSEVVVTADRILSRQRDGSTRVELDARQQPAMRSVNAIMFALMSGDVQALSGQFNVAASREGQGWRLRLTPKSAMLAKAFESLTLQGDRYVRQVEIVEANKDRTQIQFSALSEAPATLNPDEARRFE; this comes from the coding sequence ATGAACATGCTCGCCCGTCTTCCAGGCGTGCTGCTGTGCGCGCTGTTGCTGGTGGCCGCACCGCGTGTACAGGCGGCCGATCCTGCCGTCGACGCGATCACCCAGGCGGTGGCGCGTCCGGAGGTGCTGCGTGGCCAGTTCAGCCAGGAAAAGCAGGTCAGTGGCTTCAGGAATCCGCTGCGCTCGCACGGCCGGTTCGTGGTCGCGCGCCAGCACGGTGTGATCTGGACCACGCTCACGCCGTTCCCCTCCGAGGTGGTGGTCACCGCCGACCGCATCCTCAGCCGCCAGCGCGATGGCAGCACCCGCGTTGAACTCGATGCACGGCAGCAGCCGGCGATGCGCTCGGTGAATGCGATCATGTTCGCGCTGATGAGTGGCGACGTGCAGGCACTCTCCGGCCAGTTCAACGTGGCGGCCAGCCGTGAAGGGCAGGGCTGGCGCCTGCGTTTGACACCGAAGTCGGCGATGCTGGCCAAGGCCTTCGAGTCGCTGACGCTGCAGGGTGACCGCTATGTGCGCCAGGTCGAGATCGTCGAGGCGAACAAGGACCGCACGCAGATCCAGTTCAGCGCGTTGAGTGAAGCCCCCGCCACGCTGAACCCCGACGAGGCGCGCCGCTTTGAGTGA
- a CDS encoding acyl-CoA thioesterase, producing the protein MNDLVCEIELRPAFHDCDPMNVVWHGNYFKYLEIARCALLQRHDYDYPQMLASGYLWPVVDARVKYVRPLLFNQRLLVRARIVEWENRLKIDYEILDAESGQVATRAMTIQVAVDAASKEMLYQCPPVLWERLGVPAP; encoded by the coding sequence GTGAATGACCTGGTCTGTGAAATCGAGCTGCGCCCCGCCTTCCACGACTGCGATCCGATGAACGTGGTCTGGCATGGCAACTACTTCAAGTATCTGGAGATTGCCCGGTGTGCGCTGCTGCAGCGCCACGACTACGACTACCCGCAGATGCTCGCATCGGGCTACCTGTGGCCGGTGGTCGATGCGCGCGTGAAATACGTGCGACCGCTGCTGTTCAACCAGCGGCTGCTGGTGCGTGCACGCATCGTCGAATGGGAGAACCGGCTGAAGATCGACTACGAGATCCTGGATGCGGAGAGCGGCCAGGTGGCCACCCGGGCCATGACCATCCAGGTCGCGGTGGATGCCGCCAGCAAGGAGATGCTGTACCAATGCCCGCCGGTACTGTGGGAACGTCTGGGAGTGCCCGCGCCATGA
- a CDS encoding HAL/PAL/TAL family ammonia-lyase — translation MTTDAVPVCRFGDAPLTIEDVVALAHRQCEAALSEAPAFRAHIQRGADFLDRLLREDGVIYGVTTGYGDSCTVNIPPALVAELPHHLYTYHGCGLGRYLDPAETRAVLAARLASLVRGMSGVSVALLEGLATLLRHDVLPMIPAEGSVGASGDLTPLSYVAAVLCGEREVLHDGRVQPAAGVLASIGMVPLKLRPKEGLAIMNGTAVMTGLACLAWQRADYLARLATRLTAFNVLASDGNAHHFDETLFAAKPHPGQARIAARLRRDLHSERPPRNEQRLQDRYSLRCAPHVIGVLEDSLPFLRQLIETELNSANDNPLIDADGERILHGGHFYGGHIALAMDTLKNTVANLADLLDRQLALVVDARYNHGLPANLSAATGPRAAINHGLKALQISVSAWTAEALKQTLPASVFSRSTECHNQDKVSMGTIAARDCLRVIELTEQVVAAMLIAARQGLALRERVGLNAQLHGSLADMYVDLGQRIALVEEDRALDRELRELLVEIRAQRWELYSGE, via the coding sequence ATGACGACTGACGCCGTACCCGTGTGCCGCTTTGGCGACGCACCGTTGACCATCGAAGACGTGGTGGCGCTGGCCCATCGCCAGTGCGAGGCCGCACTGAGCGAGGCCCCGGCCTTCCGTGCCCACATCCAGCGCGGTGCCGATTTTCTCGACCGCCTGCTGCGCGAGGACGGGGTGATCTACGGCGTGACGACCGGCTACGGCGATTCGTGCACGGTGAACATCCCGCCGGCGCTGGTGGCCGAGTTGCCGCACCACCTGTACACCTACCATGGCTGCGGACTGGGCCGTTACCTGGACCCGGCCGAGACCCGCGCGGTGCTGGCTGCCCGTCTGGCGTCGCTGGTGCGTGGCATGTCCGGTGTCAGCGTAGCCCTGCTGGAAGGCCTGGCCACACTGTTGCGGCATGACGTGCTGCCGATGATCCCGGCGGAGGGATCGGTCGGCGCCAGCGGTGACCTGACGCCGCTGTCATACGTGGCGGCGGTGCTGTGCGGCGAGCGCGAGGTCCTGCACGATGGCCGCGTGCAACCGGCTGCCGGAGTACTGGCGAGCATCGGCATGGTCCCGCTGAAGCTGCGGCCGAAGGAAGGCCTTGCGATCATGAACGGCACTGCGGTGATGACCGGCCTGGCCTGCCTGGCCTGGCAGCGTGCCGACTACCTGGCGCGCCTGGCCACCCGCCTGACCGCATTCAACGTGCTGGCCAGCGACGGCAACGCGCACCATTTCGACGAGACCCTGTTCGCGGCCAAGCCGCATCCGGGCCAGGCCCGCATCGCCGCACGGCTGCGCCGCGACCTGCACAGCGAACGGCCGCCGCGCAACGAACAGCGCCTGCAGGATCGTTACTCGCTGCGGTGCGCCCCGCACGTGATCGGCGTGCTGGAAGACAGCCTGCCCTTCCTGCGGCAGCTGATCGAAACCGAGCTGAACAGCGCCAACGACAACCCGCTGATCGATGCCGACGGCGAGCGCATCCTGCACGGCGGCCACTTCTACGGCGGCCATATCGCACTGGCAATGGACACGCTGAAGAACACCGTGGCCAACCTTGCCGACCTGCTCGACCGGCAGCTGGCGCTGGTGGTGGATGCGCGATACAACCACGGCCTGCCCGCCAATCTGTCGGCGGCTACCGGCCCGCGGGCAGCAATCAACCACGGGCTGAAGGCACTGCAGATCAGCGTCTCGGCGTGGACCGCCGAAGCGTTGAAGCAGACCCTTCCGGCCAGTGTGTTCTCGCGCTCGACCGAATGCCACAACCAGGACAAGGTCAGCATGGGCACCATCGCCGCGCGCGACTGCCTGCGTGTGATCGAACTGACTGAACAGGTGGTGGCGGCGATGCTGATCGCCGCCCGCCAGGGCCTGGCACTGCGCGAGCGGGTTGGCCTGAACGCGCAGCTGCATGGCAGTCTGGCCGACATGTATGTGGACCTGGGGCAGCGCATCGCGCTGGTCGAGGAAGACCGCGCGCTGGATCGCGAACTGCGGGAACTGCTGGTGGAGATCCGCGCGCAACGTTGGGAACTGTATTCCGGTGAATGA
- a CDS encoding acyltransferase, whose protein sequence is MAAPQGAPHWADIGESTSVAGVLFLCWVHRWFGRWPFRLCVWPVVLCHWLGNRVARQASLQYLQRLQAHSGALGREPTRRDSLRHFFAFADTLLDKILGLGGRYPPERIQLRRDLVLDRIARREGGLILTAHIGCLELCQVLAEQVPGFRITVLVHTAHAQRFNRLLQRLDPLATVELVQVTAMGPATAMMLSERVAAGGFVAIVGDRTPVQGGRSVTADFLGHRAPFPIGAYVLAAALGCPVYTMACLHEGQGYRVAFEQFADRIVLPRGSRDAALAGQAQRFAQWLELQVIQSPLDWFNFFPFWDQAPHDD, encoded by the coding sequence ATGGCCGCCCCCCAAGGTGCGCCGCACTGGGCCGACATCGGTGAATCCACATCGGTGGCCGGCGTGTTGTTCCTGTGCTGGGTGCATCGGTGGTTCGGGCGCTGGCCGTTCCGCCTGTGCGTGTGGCCGGTGGTGCTCTGCCACTGGCTGGGCAACCGCGTGGCCCGGCAGGCATCACTGCAGTATCTACAGCGCTTGCAGGCACACAGTGGCGCGCTGGGCCGCGAGCCGACGCGGCGCGACAGCCTGCGCCATTTCTTCGCGTTCGCCGACACCCTGCTGGACAAGATCCTCGGCCTGGGCGGACGCTATCCGCCCGAGCGCATCCAGCTGCGGCGCGATCTGGTGCTGGACAGGATCGCACGCCGCGAAGGCGGGCTGATCCTGACCGCCCACATCGGCTGCCTGGAGTTGTGCCAGGTGCTGGCCGAACAGGTGCCGGGGTTCCGCATCACCGTGCTGGTGCACACCGCGCACGCGCAGCGCTTCAATCGCCTGCTGCAGCGGTTGGACCCGCTGGCAACGGTGGAACTGGTGCAGGTCACCGCGATGGGGCCGGCCACGGCGATGATGCTGTCCGAGCGCGTGGCTGCCGGTGGCTTCGTGGCCATCGTCGGCGACCGCACGCCAGTGCAGGGTGGACGCAGCGTCACCGCGGATTTTCTCGGCCACCGTGCCCCGTTCCCCATCGGTGCCTACGTGCTGGCGGCGGCACTGGGCTGCCCGGTGTACACCATGGCCTGCCTGCATGAAGGCCAGGGGTACCGGGTCGCCTTCGAGCAGTTCGCCGATCGCATCGTGCTGCCGCGTGGCTCGCGGGACGCGGCACTGGCAGGGCAGGCGCAGCGTTTCGCGCAGTGGCTCGAACTGCAGGTCATCCAGTCCCCGCTGGACTGGTTCAATTTCTTCCCCTTCTGGGATCAGGCTCCGCATGACGACTGA
- a CDS encoding glycosyltransferase family 2 protein, with translation MRSDPADAGAAFAPLVVIPVYDHEHAVAAVVDGVQRAGLPCLLVDDGSHASCASVLQALAQREGVDLLRLPVNQGKGGAMLAGFAEAARRGCSHVLQIDADGQHDTGDLPRFIAAARARQDAVICGIPAYDASVPKARLYGRYATHVWVWINTLSLHLRDTMCGFRVYPLPPVLRLMGEETIGRRMDFDTEVMVRLYWRQVPVEHLATRVTYPADGVSHFDVWRDNVRISRMHARLFFGMLRRAPRLLWRRLQGQG, from the coding sequence ATGCGCAGTGATCCGGCCGATGCCGGTGCCGCGTTCGCGCCACTGGTGGTGATTCCCGTCTACGACCACGAACATGCTGTCGCCGCGGTGGTCGATGGCGTGCAGCGCGCTGGCCTGCCCTGCCTGCTTGTGGACGATGGCTCGCATGCATCATGTGCTTCGGTGCTGCAGGCGCTGGCGCAGCGTGAAGGGGTCGATCTGCTGCGTCTGCCGGTCAACCAGGGCAAGGGTGGGGCGATGCTGGCGGGCTTCGCCGAGGCCGCAAGGCGGGGCTGCAGCCACGTGCTGCAGATCGATGCCGACGGCCAGCATGACACCGGCGACCTGCCGCGCTTCATCGCGGCCGCGCGTGCGCGGCAGGACGCGGTGATCTGCGGCATTCCCGCCTACGATGCCAGTGTGCCCAAGGCCCGCCTGTACGGTCGCTACGCAACGCATGTCTGGGTCTGGATCAACACGCTGTCGCTGCATCTGCGCGACACCATGTGCGGTTTCCGTGTCTATCCACTGCCTCCGGTGCTGCGCCTGATGGGCGAAGAGACCATCGGCCGGCGCATGGATTTCGATACCGAAGTGATGGTGCGGCTGTACTGGCGGCAGGTGCCGGTGGAACATCTGGCGACGCGGGTGACCTATCCGGCAGACGGTGTCTCGCATTTCGATGTGTGGCGCGACAACGTACGCATCAGCCGCATGCATGCGCGCCTGTTCTTCGGCATGCTCCGGCGCGCACCGCGCCTGCTCTGGCGCCGCCTGCAGGGGCAGGGCTGA
- a CDS encoding AMP-binding protein, giving the protein MAEWIALDRLLRDARPQRAVGIRDGEVVDHQQFRQRVVAWRTAFAATDGRDWALYFDDAVSFAEALFGAWHAGKRVFLAADNLPATLQALQPQVSGFAGDVSRDYRPLMMAAAGAQVELDALDEHACELCVFTSGSTGEPTAIDKRLDQLAREVDALQAAFGAQLEGAQVHGTVSHQHIYGLLFRVLWPLAAGRLIHPRRFFHEDLVAALAGTQTVLVATPAHLKRLPAQLDWASLQGHLRAVFSSGGPLPEEAARQVRQWMAVAPTEVYGSSETGGIAWRRWDTDLPPWQPLPGVQWRIEGGCLAVASPHLQSRDWWCTQDRVEALAEGCFRLLGRADRIVKIEERRVSLDALERALRDDADVDDVRVLVLPGQREQLAAVVVPADAALLDADDAARRALGQRLAARLAQSHDAVTRPRRWRLVPTLPVNAQGKVTQAALVALFQPSMPVPVWDRREAASATLRMTLDPALRPFQGHFPQAAILPGVAQVDWAVRFARQAFAMPEGFVRMDAVKFQHVARPGDELTLHLDWDTARNVLVFRYASVHGVHASGRMVFADAQ; this is encoded by the coding sequence ATGGCTGAGTGGATTGCCCTGGACCGGCTGCTGCGGGATGCGCGGCCGCAGCGTGCTGTCGGCATCCGCGATGGCGAAGTGGTCGACCATCAGCAATTCCGCCAGCGCGTAGTGGCCTGGCGTACGGCGTTTGCCGCCACTGACGGCCGTGACTGGGCGCTGTACTTCGATGATGCCGTGTCGTTCGCCGAGGCGCTGTTCGGTGCCTGGCACGCCGGCAAGCGGGTGTTCCTGGCCGCCGACAACCTGCCCGCCACGCTGCAGGCCCTGCAGCCGCAGGTGAGCGGTTTTGCCGGTGACGTTTCCCGTGATTACCGGCCACTGATGATGGCGGCCGCCGGTGCGCAGGTCGAGCTGGATGCGTTGGACGAGCATGCCTGCGAGCTGTGCGTGTTCACGTCGGGCAGCACCGGCGAACCCACTGCGATCGACAAGCGCCTGGACCAGCTGGCGCGCGAGGTCGATGCGTTGCAGGCCGCGTTCGGCGCACAGCTGGAAGGCGCGCAGGTGCATGGCACGGTGTCGCACCAGCACATCTACGGCCTGCTGTTCCGCGTGCTGTGGCCGCTGGCCGCCGGTCGCCTGATCCATCCGCGGCGGTTCTTCCATGAGGATCTGGTCGCTGCGCTGGCGGGCACGCAGACGGTGCTGGTGGCGACCCCGGCGCACCTCAAGCGCCTGCCTGCGCAGCTGGATTGGGCCAGCCTGCAGGGCCACCTGCGCGCTGTGTTCTCCTCTGGCGGCCCGCTGCCGGAAGAGGCAGCGCGGCAGGTGCGGCAATGGATGGCAGTCGCACCGACCGAGGTCTACGGCAGCAGCGAGACCGGCGGCATCGCCTGGCGTCGCTGGGATACCGATCTTCCGCCCTGGCAGCCGCTTCCGGGGGTGCAGTGGAGAATCGAGGGAGGCTGCCTGGCGGTGGCTTCACCCCATCTGCAGAGCCGCGACTGGTGGTGCACGCAGGATCGGGTGGAAGCGCTGGCCGAGGGTTGCTTCCGCCTGCTCGGCCGCGCCGACCGCATCGTCAAGATCGAAGAGCGCCGCGTTTCGCTCGATGCGCTGGAACGTGCGTTGCGCGACGACGCGGACGTCGATGACGTGCGCGTGCTGGTGCTGCCCGGCCAGCGCGAGCAGCTGGCGGCCGTGGTGGTGCCGGCCGATGCGGCACTGCTTGATGCCGATGATGCCGCGCGCCGCGCGCTGGGCCAGCGGCTGGCCGCGCGCCTGGCACAGAGCCATGACGCCGTGACCCGTCCGCGCCGCTGGCGGCTGGTACCCACGCTGCCGGTGAATGCGCAGGGCAAGGTGACCCAGGCCGCGCTGGTGGCCCTGTTCCAGCCGTCGATGCCGGTGCCGGTATGGGATCGGCGCGAGGCGGCCAGCGCTACCCTGCGCATGACCCTGGACCCGGCGCTGCGCCCGTTCCAGGGACATTTCCCGCAGGCCGCGATCCTGCCCGGCGTGGCCCAGGTGGACTGGGCGGTGCGCTTTGCCCGGCAGGCCTTTGCGATGCCGGAGGGGTTCGTGCGCATGGATGCGGTGAAGTTCCAGCATGTGGCGCGTCCGGGCGACGAGCTGACGCTGCATCTGGACTGGGATACCGCACGCAACGTGCTGGTCTTCCGCTATGCCTCCGTGCATGGCGTACACGCCAGTGGCAGGATGGTCTTCGCCGATGCGCAGTGA
- a CDS encoding acyl carrier protein — MTKNELFERIVNILTDSFEIEPARITPEARLYDDLDIDSIDAVDLIVQLKPLLGRNLQPEAFKAVRTVQDIVDVVHRLLPDQAAA, encoded by the coding sequence ATGACCAAGAATGAACTGTTCGAACGCATCGTCAACATCCTGACCGACAGCTTCGAGATCGAACCGGCCCGGATCACCCCCGAGGCACGTCTCTATGACGACCTGGACATCGACAGCATCGATGCGGTCGACCTGATCGTGCAGCTCAAGCCGCTGCTCGGCCGCAACCTGCAGCCGGAAGCGTTCAAGGCCGTGCGCACCGTGCAGGACATCGTGGATGTCGTGCACCGGCTGCTGCCGGACCAGGCAGCAGCCTGA
- a CDS encoding phosphopantetheine-binding protein produces the protein MQALEHEIKELIISSLSLEDITPEDIDPTAPLFVEGLGLDSIDALELGLALQKKYGVSLSSDSEETRRHFSSVRALGEFVAARQS, from the coding sequence GTGCAAGCACTTGAGCACGAGATCAAGGAATTGATCATTTCCTCGCTTTCACTGGAGGACATCACGCCGGAGGACATCGATCCGACTGCGCCGCTGTTCGTCGAGGGCCTGGGCCTGGATTCGATCGACGCTCTGGAACTGGGCCTGGCGCTGCAGAAGAAGTACGGTGTGAGCCTGTCGTCCGACTCGGAAGAGACCCGGCGCCATTTCTCCAGCGTGCGCGCGCTCGGCGAGTTCGTCGCCGCCCGCCAGTCGTAA
- a CDS encoding lysophospholipid acyltransferase family protein, with protein sequence MAEALRRLDLAWRVVGTGLSFAAFGIGGLLLGAVVMPVLLLMRDPVARRRRARRVVQVAFASHLRLMRGLGVMTYEIEGRERLQRDGLLVLANHPTLIDVVCLVSLLPNADCVVKRAVARNPFMRGPVRAAGYISNDDGAGLVDDCVAAVRAGGSLVIFPEGTRSVPGQSPRLQRGAANIAVRGRLDITPVRITCTPPTLSKGQKWYRVPSRRFHVRLQIGEDIPIAPFLAEDDAPRGDALAARRVTEHLSRYFDLSGDSTRAST encoded by the coding sequence GTGGCTGAGGCGCTGCGCCGCCTCGATCTTGCCTGGCGGGTGGTGGGCACCGGCCTGAGTTTTGCTGCGTTCGGCATCGGGGGCCTGCTGCTGGGCGCCGTGGTGATGCCGGTCCTGCTGCTGATGCGTGATCCGGTGGCCCGCCGCCGTCGCGCCCGCCGCGTAGTGCAGGTGGCGTTCGCCAGCCACCTGCGGCTGATGCGCGGGCTCGGGGTGATGACCTATGAGATCGAAGGGCGCGAGCGCCTGCAGCGCGACGGCCTGCTGGTCCTGGCCAACCACCCCACCCTGATCGACGTGGTCTGCCTGGTCTCGCTGCTGCCCAATGCCGACTGCGTGGTCAAACGGGCGGTGGCCCGCAACCCGTTCATGCGGGGCCCGGTCCGGGCCGCCGGCTACATTTCCAATGACGACGGGGCCGGCCTGGTCGATGACTGCGTGGCCGCGGTACGGGCCGGCGGCAGCCTGGTCATCTTCCCGGAAGGGACCCGCAGCGTGCCCGGCCAGTCGCCGAGGCTTCAGCGTGGGGCCGCCAATATCGCCGTCCGCGGCCGGCTGGACATCACGCCGGTGCGGATCACCTGTACCCCGCCAACCCTGAGCAAAGGGCAGAAATGGTATCGTGTGCCCTCACGTCGCTTTCACGTTCGGCTGCAGATCGGCGAAGATATCCCGATCGCGCCATTCCTGGCCGAAGACGACGCGCCAAGGGGGGATGCCTTGGCAGCACGCCGCGTCACCGAGCACCTTTCTCGTTATTTCGACCTGTCTGGAGATTCGACCCGTGCAAGCACTTGA
- a CDS encoding beta-ketoacyl synthase chain length factor — MIEFSIVDWAAWAPGLSERSQWLSWADAPFLPQGEGTPALSEVPAMQRRRIERLGRMAIQTACWCEDGQGADSQVPLVFASRHGDVARSMDLLGALVNEQPLSPTGFGLSVHNAIAALYSIARGHRGNYLALAAGQATVEAACLEAAGLLADGAREVRVVVYESPLPEVYATFADEPDPFFAWCWRVVAPTQALPTLSLQWDDAPAPVTAAPGLLPHALDLHRFLLAGAPALEHVANGQRWRWSRRG; from the coding sequence ATGATCGAATTCTCCATCGTCGACTGGGCTGCCTGGGCACCTGGCCTGAGCGAGCGCAGCCAGTGGCTGAGCTGGGCTGACGCACCCTTCCTGCCACAGGGCGAGGGCACGCCGGCGCTGTCCGAGGTGCCCGCGATGCAGCGCCGCCGCATCGAGCGGCTGGGGCGGATGGCGATCCAGACGGCCTGCTGGTGCGAGGATGGCCAAGGGGCCGACAGCCAGGTACCGCTGGTGTTTGCCAGCCGCCATGGTGATGTAGCGCGCTCGATGGACCTGCTCGGGGCGCTGGTGAACGAGCAGCCCCTGTCGCCCACCGGATTCGGCCTGTCGGTCCATAACGCGATCGCTGCGCTGTACTCGATCGCTCGTGGCCATCGCGGCAACTATCTGGCGCTGGCTGCCGGCCAGGCGACGGTGGAGGCCGCCTGCCTGGAGGCCGCCGGTCTGCTGGCCGATGGCGCCCGCGAAGTGCGGGTGGTGGTCTACGAGTCGCCGTTGCCCGAAGTTTACGCGACGTTCGCCGACGAACCCGATCCGTTCTTCGCTTGGTGCTGGCGTGTGGTGGCGCCGACACAGGCGCTGCCGACGCTGTCGCTGCAGTGGGATGACGCGCCGGCCCCGGTTACCGCCGCGCCCGGCCTGTTGCCGCACGCGTTGGACCTGCACCGCTTCCTGCTCGCGGGCGCGCCGGCGCTGGAACACGTTGCCAATGGCCAGCGCTGGCGCTGGAGCCGCCGTGGCTGA